In Dromaius novaehollandiae isolate bDroNov1 chromosome 16, bDroNov1.hap1, whole genome shotgun sequence, one genomic interval encodes:
- the LOC112979067 gene encoding translocating chain-associated membrane protein 1-like 1 isoform X2: protein MGLRRKNRSPAVLSHEFVIQNHADAVSCLAMGLLLGLMFEVTAKYVIIFITVQYNVTYATDDKSEHVHFYDYGPKDIATIFFYMLIAIILHAVIQEYILDKINRRLHLSKTKHSKFNESGQLAFFYLFSFTWGASILTAEEFMMNPTSLWKNYPHSRMLFQVKFFYICQIAYWLHALPELYFQKTRKEDVPRQLCYICLYIAHISGAYILKFTIWALLFVMARLLTLTLSVLTFGFGLARIENPGFSIADGNFNVLTVRISCLTAICLTQAWMMWKFINFQLKKWREHIQNQIPKKKITNTKSKPTKKEPNRANFVNGAAKLEDGASPRIRKSKPV, encoded by the exons ATGGGGCTCCGCAGGAAAAACAGGAGCCCGGCGGTGCTGAGCCATGAGTTCGTCATCCAGAACCACGCGGACGCCGTGTCCTGCCTGGCGATGGGCCTCCTGCTGGGGCTGATGTTCGAG GTCACAGCCAAGTACGTCATCATCTTTATCACTGTGCAGTACAATGTCACCTATGCCACTG atgacaAGAGTGAACATGTTCATTTTTATGACTATGGTCCAAAAGACATTGCCACTATCTTCTTCTACATGCTCATAGCTATTATTCTGCATGCTGTAATCCAGGAATACATATTAGAT AAAATTAATAGACGTCTGCATTTGTCgaaaacaaagcacagcaaaTTCAATGAATCCGGACAGCTAGCATTTTTCTACTTGTTTTCATTTACATGGGGAGCAAGTATTTTGACTGCA GAAGAATTCATGATGAACCCAACCTCACTGTGGAAAAATTATCCCCATTCTCGTATGCT TTTTCAGGTAAAATTCTTCTATATTTGCCAGATAGCCTATTGGCTTCATGCACTGCCAGAGCTATACTTTCAAAAGACCCGAAAG GAAGATGTTCCAAGGCAGCTATGTTATATTTGCCTTTACATTGCTCATATCTCTGGTGCCTATATATTAAA atttacCATTTGGGCTTTACTTTTTGTAATGGCACGTCTTTTGACCCTAACTTTATCTGTCCTCACGTTTGGATTTGGTCTGGCAAGAATAGAGAATCCAGGTTTTTCCATAGCAGACGGAAACTTCAATGTACTCACTGTGAG GATTAGCTGCCTGACTGCCATTTGTCTAACACAAGCCTGGATGATGTGGAAATTTATAAACTTTCAGCTGAAGAAATGGAGAGAACATATTCAGAACCAGAttcctaagaaaaaaataactaacACAAAGAGCAAACCAACAAAGAAGGAACCAAACAGAG CTAACTTTGTCAATGGAGCAGCAAAATTAGAAGATGGAGCATCACCAAGAATAAGAAAATCAAAACCAGTATAA
- the LOC112979067 gene encoding translocating chain-associated membrane protein 1-like 1 isoform X1, which yields MGLRRKNRSPAVLSHEFVIQNHADAVSCLAMGLLLGLMFEVTAKYVIIFITVQYNVTYATDDKSEHVHFYDYGPKDIATIFFYMLIAIILHAVIQEYILDKINRRLHLSKTKHSKFNESGQLAFFYLFSFTWGASILTAEEFMMNPTSLWKNYPHSRMLFQVKFFYICQIAYWLHALPELYFQKTRKEDVPRQLCYICLYIAHISGAYILNLQHLGLILMVPHYLVELIFHASRLFYFSDENKQKGFTIWALLFVMARLLTLTLSVLTFGFGLARIENPGFSIADGNFNVLTVRISCLTAICLTQAWMMWKFINFQLKKWREHIQNQIPKKKITNTKSKPTKKEPNRANFVNGAAKLEDGASPRIRKSKPV from the exons ATGGGGCTCCGCAGGAAAAACAGGAGCCCGGCGGTGCTGAGCCATGAGTTCGTCATCCAGAACCACGCGGACGCCGTGTCCTGCCTGGCGATGGGCCTCCTGCTGGGGCTGATGTTCGAG GTCACAGCCAAGTACGTCATCATCTTTATCACTGTGCAGTACAATGTCACCTATGCCACTG atgacaAGAGTGAACATGTTCATTTTTATGACTATGGTCCAAAAGACATTGCCACTATCTTCTTCTACATGCTCATAGCTATTATTCTGCATGCTGTAATCCAGGAATACATATTAGAT AAAATTAATAGACGTCTGCATTTGTCgaaaacaaagcacagcaaaTTCAATGAATCCGGACAGCTAGCATTTTTCTACTTGTTTTCATTTACATGGGGAGCAAGTATTTTGACTGCA GAAGAATTCATGATGAACCCAACCTCACTGTGGAAAAATTATCCCCATTCTCGTATGCT TTTTCAGGTAAAATTCTTCTATATTTGCCAGATAGCCTATTGGCTTCATGCACTGCCAGAGCTATACTTTCAAAAGACCCGAAAG GAAGATGTTCCAAGGCAGCTATGTTATATTTGCCTTTACATTGCTCATATCTCTGGTGCCTATATATTAAA ttTGCAGCATTTGGGGCTAATTCTGATGGTACCTCACTATTTAGTGGAACTCATTTTTCATGCCTCCCGTCTTTTCTACTTCAGtgatgaaaacaagcaaaaagg atttacCATTTGGGCTTTACTTTTTGTAATGGCACGTCTTTTGACCCTAACTTTATCTGTCCTCACGTTTGGATTTGGTCTGGCAAGAATAGAGAATCCAGGTTTTTCCATAGCAGACGGAAACTTCAATGTACTCACTGTGAG GATTAGCTGCCTGACTGCCATTTGTCTAACACAAGCCTGGATGATGTGGAAATTTATAAACTTTCAGCTGAAGAAATGGAGAGAACATATTCAGAACCAGAttcctaagaaaaaaataactaacACAAAGAGCAAACCAACAAAGAAGGAACCAAACAGAG CTAACTTTGTCAATGGAGCAGCAAAATTAGAAGATGGAGCATCACCAAGAATAAGAAAATCAAAACCAGTATAA
- the LOC112979067 gene encoding translocating chain-associated membrane protein 1-like 1 isoform X3, with translation MGLRRKNRSPAVLSHEFVIQNHADAVSCLAMGLLLGLMFEVTAKYVIIFITVQYNVTYATDDKSEHVHFYDYGPKDIATIFFYMLIAIILHAVIQEYILDKINRRLHLSKTKHSKFNESGQLAFFYLFSFTWGASILTAEEFMMNPTSLWKNYPHSRMLFQVKFFYICQIAYWLHALPELYFQKTRKEDVPRQLCYICLYIAHISGAYILNLQHLGLILMVPHYLVELIFHASRLFYFSDENKQKGFTIWALLFVMARLLTLTLSVLTFGFGLARIENPGFSIADGNFNVLTVRYNKD, from the exons ATGGGGCTCCGCAGGAAAAACAGGAGCCCGGCGGTGCTGAGCCATGAGTTCGTCATCCAGAACCACGCGGACGCCGTGTCCTGCCTGGCGATGGGCCTCCTGCTGGGGCTGATGTTCGAG GTCACAGCCAAGTACGTCATCATCTTTATCACTGTGCAGTACAATGTCACCTATGCCACTG atgacaAGAGTGAACATGTTCATTTTTATGACTATGGTCCAAAAGACATTGCCACTATCTTCTTCTACATGCTCATAGCTATTATTCTGCATGCTGTAATCCAGGAATACATATTAGAT AAAATTAATAGACGTCTGCATTTGTCgaaaacaaagcacagcaaaTTCAATGAATCCGGACAGCTAGCATTTTTCTACTTGTTTTCATTTACATGGGGAGCAAGTATTTTGACTGCA GAAGAATTCATGATGAACCCAACCTCACTGTGGAAAAATTATCCCCATTCTCGTATGCT TTTTCAGGTAAAATTCTTCTATATTTGCCAGATAGCCTATTGGCTTCATGCACTGCCAGAGCTATACTTTCAAAAGACCCGAAAG GAAGATGTTCCAAGGCAGCTATGTTATATTTGCCTTTACATTGCTCATATCTCTGGTGCCTATATATTAAA ttTGCAGCATTTGGGGCTAATTCTGATGGTACCTCACTATTTAGTGGAACTCATTTTTCATGCCTCCCGTCTTTTCTACTTCAGtgatgaaaacaagcaaaaagg atttacCATTTGGGCTTTACTTTTTGTAATGGCACGTCTTTTGACCCTAACTTTATCTGTCCTCACGTTTGGATTTGGTCTGGCAAGAATAGAGAATCCAGGTTTTTCCATAGCAGACGGAAACTTCAATGTACTCACTGTGAGGTATAACAAG GATTAG